The proteins below come from a single Miscanthus floridulus cultivar M001 chromosome 1, ASM1932011v1, whole genome shotgun sequence genomic window:
- the LOC136549036 gene encoding leucine-rich repeat receptor-like serine/threonine-protein kinase BAM1 — protein MAMAPSTAAASTLLLPVLLLIATATHCTAADSSSSPDAAALLNLAAAVADPSGYLSTHWTPDTALCSWPRVSCDATDTRVISLDLSGLNLSGPIPAAALSSLPHLQSLNLSNNILNSTAFPDEIIGSLKSLRVLDLYNNNLTSTLPAALPNLTDLVHVHLGGNFFSGSIPRSYGQWSRIRYLALSGNELTGEIPEELGNLTTLRELYLGYYNNFTGGIPPELGRLRALVRLDMANCGISGEIPPEVANLTSLDTLFLQINALSGRLPTEIGAMGALKSLDLSNNLFVGEIPASFASLKNLTLLNLFRNRLAGEIPEFIGDLPSLEVLQLWENNFTGGIPANLGVAATRLKIVDVSTNKLTGVLPSKLCAGERLETFIALGNSLFGDIPDGLAGCPSLTRIRLGENFLNGTIPAKLFTLPNLTQVELHDNLLSGELSLDGGKVSSSIGELSLYSNRLTGQVPTGIGGLSGLQKLLLAGNRLSGELPPEVGKLQQLSKADLSGNLISGAVPPAIGRCRLLTFLDISSNKLSGSIPPELASLRILNYLNVSHNAFEGEIPPAIAGMQSLTAVDFSYNNLSGEVPSTGQFAYFNATSFAGNAGLCGAFLSPCRSHGVATSSFGSLSSTSKLLLVLGLLALSIIFAAAAVLKARSLKRSAEARAWRLTAFQRLDFAVDDVLDCLKEENVIGKGGSGIVYKGAMPGGAVVAVKRLPAIGRAGAAHDDYGFSAEIQTLGRIRHRHIVRLLGFAANRETNLLVYEYMPNGSLGEVLHGKKGGHLQWATRFKIAVEAAKGLCYLHHDCSPPILHRDVKSNNILLDADFEAHVADFGLAKFLRGNAGGSECMSAIAGSYGYIAPEYAYTLKVDEKSDVYSFGVVLLELITGRKPVGEFGDGVDIVQWVRIVTGSSKEGVVKIADPRLSTVPLYELTHVFYVAMLCVAEQSVERPTMREVVQILADMPGSTSTSIDVPLVIEPKEDGTGSPEKQQQEGPLDSPPQQDLLSI, from the exons ATGGCGATGGCGCCCTCCACGGCCGCCGCCTCCACCCTTCTCCTCcccgtcctcctcctcatcgccaCCGCCACCCACTGCACCGCAGCTGACTCATCCTCCTCCCCGGACGCGGCCGCCCTCCTCAACCTCGCTGCGGCGGTGGCGGACCCCTCGGGCTACCTCTCCACGCACTGGACTCCGGACACCGCGCTCTGCTCGTGGCCGCGCGTGTCCTGCGACGCCACCGACACACGAGTCATCTCCCTCGACCTCTCCGGCCTCAACTTATCCGGCCCCATCCCCGCCGCCGCGCTCTCCTCCCTCCCGCACCTCCAGTCGCTCAACCTCTCCAACAACATCCTCAACTCCACCGCCTTCCCCGACGAGATCATCGGGTCGCTCAAGAGCCTTCGCGTCCTCGACCTCTACAACAACAACCTCACCAGTACGCTGCCGGCAGCGCTCCCCAACCTCACCGACCTCGTCCACGTCCACCTCGGCGGCAATTTCTTCTCCGGCAGCATCCCGAGGTCCTACGGCCAGTGGAGCCGCATCCGGTACCTGGCCCTCTCCGGGAATGAGCTCACCGGCGAGATACCGGAGGAGCTCGGCAACCTGACGACACTGAGGGAGCTGTACCTCGGCTACTACAACAACTTCACCGGCGGGATACCGCCCGAGCTCGGGAGGCTGCGGGCGCTCGTCCGCCTCGACATGGCGAACTGCGGCATCTCCGGGGAGATCCCGCCGGAGGTGGCGAACTTGACGTCTCTCGACACTCTGTTTCTTCAGATCAACGCTCTGTCTGGGAGGCTCCCGACGGAGATAGGCGCAATGGGGGCGCTCAAATCGCTCGACCTGTCGAACAACTTGTTCGTCGGGGAGATCCCCGCGAGCTTCGCGTCGCTCAAGAACTTGACCCTGCTGAACCTCTTCCGGAATCGCCTCGCcggtgagattcccgagttcatCGGCGACTTGCCGAGCCTCGAGGTTCTGCAGCTGTGGGAGAACAACTTCACAGGCGGGATACCCGCGAACCTCGGCGTGGCGGCGACCAGGCTGAAGATCGTCGACGTGAGCACGAACAAGCTCACCGGCGTTCTGCCATCCAAGCTGTGCGCCGGCGAGCGGCTGGAGACGTTCATCGCTCTGGGCAATTCGCTATTCGGCGACATTCCAGACGGGCTCGCGGGGTGCCCGTCGCTGACGAGGATTCGGCTGGGAGAGAATTTTCTCAACGGTACGATACCTGCAAAGCTGTTCACGTTGCCGAACCTGACGCAGGTAGAGCTGCACGACAATTTGCTCTCCGGTGAGCTCTCCCTGGACGGAGGGAAGGTGTCTTCGTCGATCGGAGAGCTGAGTCTGTACAGCAACCGACTGACCGGCCAGGTGCCTACCGGGATCGGTGGACTCTCGGGATTACAGAAGCTGCTGCTCGCCGGGAACAGGTTGTCCGGCGAGCTCCCGCCGGAGGTCGGGAAGCTACAGCAGCTCTCGAAGGCGGACCTTTCTGGGAACCTGATCTCCGGAGCGGTGCCCCCGGCGATCGGGAGATGCCGTCTGCTCACCTTCCTCGATATCTCGAGCAACAAGCTGTCTGGCAGCATCCCGCCAGAGCTCGCCAGCCTCCGCATCCTCAACTACCTCAACGTTTCCCACAACGCGTTCGAAGGGGAGATTCCGCCTGCCATCGCCGGAATGCAGAGCCTTACAGCCGTGGACTTCTCCTACAACAACCTCTCCGGCGAGGTCCCGTCCACCGGTCAGTTTGCCTACTTCAACGCCACTTCCTTCGCCGGCAACGCTGGGCTCTGCGGGGCGTTCCTCTCCCCGTGCCGCTCCCACGGCGTCGCGACTTCGTCCTTCGGCTCCCTCTCTTCGACGTCCAAGCTCCTGCTCGTGCTCGGCCTCCTCGCGCTGTCCATCATCTTCGCGGCGGCGGCCGTGCTGAAGGCGCGGTCGCTGAAGCGGTCCGCCGAGGCGCGCGCGTGGCGGCTCACGGCGTTCCAGCGTCTCGACTTCGCCGTGGACGACGTGTTGGACTGCCTCAAGGAGGAGAACGTGATCGGCAAGGGCGGGTCCGGGATCGTGTACAAGGGCGCGATGCCGGGCGGCGCCGTGGTGGCCGTGAAGCGGCTGCCAGCCATCgggcgcgcgggcgcggcgcACGACGACTACGGCTTCTCGGCGGAGATACAGACGCTGGGGCGCATCAGGCACCGCCACATCGTGCGGCTGCTGGGTTTCGCGGCCAACCGGGAGACCAACCTGCTGGTGTACGAGTACATGCCGAACGGCAGCCTCGGCGAGGTGCTCCACGGCAAGAAGGGCGGGCACCTGCAGTGGGCGACGCGGTTCAAGatcgccgtggaggcggccaagGGCCTGTGCTACCTGCACCACGACTGCTCGCCGCCGATCCTGCACCGCGACGTCAAGTCCAACAACATCCTCCTCGACGCCGACTTCGAGGCCCACGTCGCGGACTTTGGCCTCGCCAAGTTCCTCCGCGGCAACGCCGGTGGTTCCGAGTGCATGTCCGCCATCGCCGGCTCGTACGGCTACATTGCTCCTG AGTACGCCTACACGCTCAAGGTGGATGAGAAGAGCGACGTCTATAGCTTCGGCGTCGTGTTGCTCGAGCTCATCACGGGCCGCAAGCCAGTCGGAGAGTTTGGAGACGGCGTGGACATCGTGCAGTGGGTGCGGATTGTGACCGGGTCGAGCAAGGAAGGCGTGGTGAAGATCGCCGACCCCCGGCTCTCGACGGTGCCTCTGTATGAACTAACGCATGTCTTCTATGTCGCCATGCTATGCGTCGCGGAGCAGAGCGTCGAGCGCCCCACGATGCGAGAGGTCGTGCAGATACTGGCCGACATGCCCGGCTCGACATCCACGTCCATAGACGTGCCCCTTGTCATCGAGCCGAAGGAGGATGGGACTGGGAGCCCAGAGAAGCAGCAGCAGGAAGGGCCACTCGATTCGCCACCACAGCAGGATCTTCTTAGTATCTAG